A window from Mixophyes fleayi isolate aMixFle1 chromosome 12, aMixFle1.hap1, whole genome shotgun sequence encodes these proteins:
- the TIMM9 gene encoding mitochondrial import inner membrane translocase subunit Tim9, whose amino-acid sequence MAAQISESDQIKQFKEFLGTYNKLTENCFLDCVKDFTTRDVKPEEVTCSEHCLQKYLKMTQRISMRFQEYHIQQNEALAAKAGLIGQPR is encoded by the exons ATGGCTGCTCAGATTTCAGAATCGGATCAAATTAAACAG TTTAAAGAATTTCTTGGAACATACAACAAACTGACAGAAAACTGCTTTCTGGACTGTGTAAAAGATTTTACAACACGAGATGTTAAGCCTGAAGAG GTTACCTGCTCAGAGCACTGTCTACAGAAATATCTGAAGATGACACAGAGGATATCGATGAGATTTCAGGAATACCATATACAACAGAATGAGGCCTTGGCAGCTAAAGCAGGACTTATTGGGCAGCCTCGATAA